Genomic window (Staphylococcus debuckii):
GTTGATGACTGCATCTATCTTTCTGTCAAGTTCTTTCATGATTTTACTTAATGCTTCTGCTTGTTCAAGTGTACGTGGGAAACCATCTAATAAAAATCCTTTTTTCGCATCGTCTTCAGAAAGTCTTTCTTTAACGATACCTACAGTCACTTCATCAGGCACAAGTTCACCGCGGTCCATATAAGACTTAGCTTCTTTACCTAATTCAGTTTCATCTTTGATAGCTTTTCTAAACATATCACCTGTAGATATATGCGGAATAGGGAATTTCTTAACTATTTCACTCGCTTGAGTTCCTTTACCTGCACCAGGTAAACCCATTAAGATGATATTCATATTGCCCTCCTACAGTTTATCTACCACC
Coding sequences:
- a CDS encoding adenylate kinase, which translates into the protein MNIILMGLPGAGKGTQASEIVKKFPIPHISTGDMFRKAIKDETELGKEAKSYMDRGELVPDEVTVGIVKERLSEDDAKKGFLLDGFPRTLEQAEALSKIMKELDRKIDAVINIEVPEEELMNRLTGRRICEVCGTTYHLVFNPPKVDGVCDLDGGKLYQREDDNPETVAKRLEVNVKQSKPIIEYYDKEGVLKNIDGSGDIEKVTESVIGILDNLK